In Hasllibacter sp. MH4015, the following proteins share a genomic window:
- the yajC gene encoding preprotein translocase subunit YajC: protein MEAFGQVIPLILILVIMYFFLIRPQQKKVKEHQAMVEALRRGDEVVTQGGLIGKISKVKDDTEVEVELAKDIKVRVLRPTIAQVRSKTEPAND, encoded by the coding sequence ATGGAAGCCTTCGGCCAGGTTATTCCGCTGATCCTGATCCTCGTGATCATGTATTTCTTCCTGATCCGCCCCCAGCAAAAGAAGGTGAAGGAGCATCAGGCGATGGTGGAGGCGTTGCGCCGCGGCGACGAGGTGGTCACGCAAGGCGGGCTGATCGGCAAGATCTCCAAGGTCAAGGACGACACCGAGGTGGAGGTCGAGCTGGCCAAGGACATCAAGGTGCGCGTGTTGCGCCCGACGATTGCGCAGGTCCGGTCCAAGACCGAACCGGCGAATGATTGA
- the secD gene encoding protein translocase subunit SecD translates to MLQIPLWNRLMILFLIVLGLSFAMPNFFYERVERHNDAVATMERDGIETDELLAEEALWPSYLPATLVNLGLDLRGGAHLLAEVRVEDVYVARMDALWPEVRDALRDVRAEVGTIRRIDAAPGNLQVRISQPEGMAQAVAAVRALSQPVVSLTGLAEQTLDVVGNGDVLTIALSEAEQAATNDRTMQQSIEIVRRRVDEAGTREPTIQRQGADRILIQVPGIGSAQELKDLIGTTARLTFHPVVGRAGSMDEDVDARQIVLPDLNDPNTFYILEETPVVTGDDLVDSQPSFDGNSGIPVVTFRFNPTGARAFGEYTAANVGAPFAIVLDEEVISAPVIRQAITGGSGQISGEFTVESSTELAILLRAGALPAEMTFLEERTIGPELGADSIEAGQIAAMVAFAAVLIFMVASYGLFGVFASIALVLNVGLIFGVLSLIGATLTLPGIAGIVLTIGMAVDANVLVFERIREELKTAKGPARAIELGYERALSAIIDANITTFIIATILFVLGSGPVRGFSVTLGIGIVTSVFTAIYVTRLLLIIWFERRRPKTIEV, encoded by the coding sequence ATGTTGCAAATCCCGCTCTGGAACCGGTTGATGATCCTCTTCCTGATCGTCCTGGGCCTCAGCTTCGCGATGCCGAATTTCTTCTACGAGCGGGTGGAGCGGCACAATGATGCCGTGGCCACGATGGAGCGCGACGGGATCGAGACCGACGAATTGCTGGCGGAGGAGGCGTTGTGGCCATCCTACCTGCCCGCGACGTTGGTGAACCTGGGCCTTGACCTGCGGGGCGGCGCGCATCTGCTGGCCGAGGTGCGCGTCGAGGACGTCTACGTGGCGCGGATGGATGCGTTGTGGCCGGAAGTGCGGGACGCATTGCGCGATGTGCGTGCGGAGGTGGGCACGATCCGCCGGATCGACGCGGCCCCCGGCAATCTGCAGGTCCGTATCAGTCAGCCCGAGGGGATGGCCCAAGCCGTCGCTGCCGTGCGCGCCCTGTCGCAGCCGGTCGTCAGCCTGACCGGGTTGGCCGAACAGACGCTGGACGTTGTGGGCAATGGCGATGTGTTGACGATTGCCCTTTCGGAGGCCGAGCAGGCGGCCACCAATGACCGGACCATGCAGCAAAGCATCGAGATCGTGCGCCGCCGCGTCGATGAGGCCGGCACGCGGGAGCCGACGATCCAGCGCCAGGGTGCGGACCGTATCCTGATCCAGGTGCCGGGCATCGGGTCGGCGCAGGAATTGAAGGACCTGATCGGCACGACCGCGCGCCTGACCTTCCACCCGGTCGTGGGCCGCGCGGGAAGCATGGACGAGGATGTGGATGCCCGCCAGATCGTGCTGCCGGACCTCAACGATCCCAACACGTTCTACATCCTGGAAGAAACGCCGGTGGTGACGGGGGACGATTTGGTGGACAGCCAGCCATCCTTCGATGGCAATTCCGGCATTCCGGTCGTCACGTTCCGGTTCAACCCCACCGGCGCGCGCGCCTTTGGGGAATACACCGCGGCCAATGTGGGCGCGCCTTTCGCCATCGTGCTGGACGAGGAAGTGATCAGCGCCCCGGTGATCCGGCAGGCGATCACCGGGGGGTCTGGGCAGATCTCGGGCGAATTCACGGTGGAATCCTCCACCGAACTGGCGATCCTGCTGCGGGCGGGCGCGTTGCCGGCGGAGATGACATTCCTGGAAGAGCGCACGATCGGGCCGGAACTGGGCGCGGATTCCATCGAGGCGGGGCAGATCGCGGCCATGGTGGCCTTCGCCGCCGTCCTGATCTTCATGGTCGCAAGCTACGGGTTGTTCGGGGTCTTCGCCTCCATCGCGCTGGTGCTCAATGTGGGGCTGATCTTTGGCGTCCTGTCGTTGATCGGGGCCACGCTGACCCTGCCCGGTATCGCGGGGATCGTGTTGACCATCGGTATGGCGGTGGATGCCAACGTGCTGGTGTTCGAGCGTATCCGGGAGGAGCTGAAGACGGCCAAAGGCCCGGCTCGCGCCATCGAATTGGGCTATGAACGGGCGCTTTCGGCCATCATCGACGCCAATATCACCACGTTCATCATCGCCACGATCCTGTTCGTGCTCGGCTCCGGCCCGGTGCGCGGCTTCTCCGTCACGCTGGGGATCGGCATCGTCACCTCGGTCTTCACGGCCATCTACGTCACGCGCCTGCTGCTCATCATCTGGTTCGAGCGCCGCCGCCCCAAAACGATCGAGGTATGA
- the secF gene encoding protein translocase subunit SecF — translation MRLRLVPQETNFDFFKYARATFGASIVAVIASLAIWLSVGLNFGIDFLGGTTIRTDATVEVDVAEYRAALDELDLGDVVISRVFDPNFDEDQFVVTVRIQAQEGVEAVTSDTIRDIEEALGSAMGGPLTMRFRGAGLTTAGVMEAIASLSLDATPSENGVGFSLPEGLPLGTIASVDEAVGSAFPALEGSTFTYERIAFPSVESVGPKVSGELIQTAIIAVLASLGAILIYIWLRFEWQFSVGAVAALIHDVILTIGVFSLFQIRFDLATIAALLTIVGYSINDTVVIFDRLRENLIKYKQRALRDVMNLSANETLSRTLMTSGTTLIALIALIVLGGDVIRGFVFAIAWGVIVGTYSSIYVAKNVVLMIGVKRDWSKPSDGGGAGGPGGTQFANVDA, via the coding sequence ATGAGACTCCGTCTGGTCCCACAGGAAACGAACTTCGATTTCTTCAAATACGCCCGCGCGACCTTCGGTGCCTCGATCGTGGCCGTGATCGCGTCGCTGGCGATCTGGCTGTCGGTGGGCCTGAATTTCGGCATCGACTTCTTGGGCGGCACGACGATCCGCACCGATGCGACGGTCGAGGTCGATGTGGCCGAGTACCGCGCGGCGCTGGACGAGCTGGATCTTGGTGATGTCGTGATCTCCCGCGTGTTCGACCCGAATTTCGACGAGGATCAGTTTGTCGTCACTGTCCGCATCCAGGCGCAGGAGGGGGTTGAGGCGGTCACCAGCGACACAATTCGCGATATTGAGGAAGCATTGGGCTCTGCGATGGGCGGGCCGCTTACGATGCGGTTTCGTGGCGCAGGTCTGACCACCGCCGGAGTAATGGAGGCGATTGCGTCGCTTTCTTTGGACGCAACGCCCAGCGAGAATGGTGTCGGGTTCTCCCTGCCGGAAGGACTACCGTTGGGAACCATCGCGAGTGTCGACGAGGCGGTCGGTAGCGCATTTCCCGCGTTGGAAGGCTCCACCTTCACCTATGAGCGCATCGCATTCCCCAGCGTCGAATCCGTTGGGCCCAAGGTTTCGGGTGAGTTGATCCAGACGGCGATCATCGCGGTTCTGGCCTCGCTCGGGGCGATCCTGATCTATATCTGGCTGCGGTTTGAATGGCAGTTTTCGGTGGGTGCGGTCGCGGCCCTGATCCATGACGTGATCCTGACCATCGGCGTCTTCAGCCTGTTCCAGATCCGGTTCGACCTGGCCACGATCGCGGCACTGCTGACCATCGTGGGCTATTCGATCAACGACACGGTGGTGATCTTCGACCGTCTGCGCGAGAACCTCATCAAGTACAAGCAGCGTGCGTTGCGCGACGTGATGAACCTCAGCGCCAACGAGACGCTCAGCCGGACCTTGATGACCTCCGGCACCACTTTGATCGCCCTAATCGCGCTGATCGTTCTGGGCGGTGACGTGATCCGGGGCTTCGTCTTCGCGATTGCGTGGGGTGTGATCGTGGGCACCTATTCGTCGATCTACGTGGCCAAGAACGTGGTCCTGATGATCGGGGTGAAGCGCGATTGGTCCAAGCCGTCGGACGGCGGCGGCGCGGGTGGCCCCGGCGGCACGCAATTCGCCAACGTGGATGCCTGA